The following nucleotide sequence is from Plasmodium sp. gorilla clade G2 genome assembly, chromosome: 11.
taatatattttttatttatataacttttATAGGGCAGACACCctttatttgttcatattatatatattaatacgcatataatatatatataattaattatataaaaattaaaagccTAGTGTACaatgtatattaatatatttaaatatatataatattttcttttagtatataatttattatatatatatatatatatatatggaaatattttttattttctttatagaaaaattcagataaaaaaaaaaatataataaataaataaaatgactgatttgtaaaaaaataaaataatggcacatgaataataatgtcgtattatatttattaaatatttaaaaattacataCAAAGACACTTTTCCCTATTTTATACTAAatatgattttatatttatttattgtttctattttatattaaatatttcagTATTTTCTTAGttcttaatataaaatttataaaaaaaaaaaaaaaaaaaaaaaaaaaaactaaaaaataatttaattgtaTCGAAACgctaaataaataaaataaataaaataaataaaatatttaaaaaattattattttttgatgtgttcctaatatataaaaaattgtacattaaaaatatatatattatatatatatttatttatatttatttatatatattaatttatttttttttaatttatttttttttaatttattaagcaaattttatttttattattatgtttattcaATTAATGGTACATAAGCTTCTGTTCCAATTGAACaagtttttttatatccatTTATATCAGTTtctaaattaatatatcctCGTTCTCCCCAATCAGGTCCCCATGAGtttttaatgatataataataaaatttttccatttttccAGTATCCTCATTATAGATATCTTTCATACCATAACCAACAAGTATAACTGCATGATTTGGTGCTGATCCACATTCTCCATCATAGAAACCTCCTCTATAAAAGGCGAAATCATCTGAAGCTGCAATACTTATACTAATAGGACCTAGATATCTTAAAGCTTCTTTAAATTTATCATCTGGAATAGATACATATGattttattgtatatttCTCATTACATTGTTTAAGATTACATGTTTCTGGTAAATTACTTACATATGGATAATCATTTTCAGAACATAATCCTCCAAGATCAATCATATCTTCAAAAGCATTAGTAATATATCCACCATAACAaccattatttttaattgaaCAATCAACTAGTTCCTGTTcactaaataaaaataatcctTTCTTTCTTATAGCATATTGAGATTCAACAGAACCTACACTACTAAAGGCCCAACATGATCCACATAATGCTTGATCTTTTACAGGTGTTACACCACCATGTAATCTCCAATCATATGCTATACGATCTAATTTAGCATCAGCtggtttatatttattaattacaTCTTCATAATTTACTTCATATGGCATAGAAGATGATAATGTTTTGAATGGACTATgtgtttttaaatttaaatatttacttCTAAATTCTTCTGGGGATAAATCTCCAAATTTGTTCATACCTCTTTTATATAAACTATtagtttttttattatgtaattctatctttttataattttcggAAAATATGTTAAATCTTTTTTGCATTTCTTCAGATGTTtcatatttcttattattctcttttaaaaagatataaaataaattaacagTCTCTAAATTATCCattaaaaattttgtatCAAAAAGATTAGAATAAGAAActtgataattattattcacTTTTaaatttccattttttttattaacaatACTAAcacttttattatcattatattcaaCACCATTCATATTCatgttattttcttcttctccactagttttcattttattctcTTTATCATAAGTAGATATTAATTCTTCAAGTTTTGATACAATGAATTTTTTACCGCTTTCactttttaataatgaatttattatgtaatcatcgtttatattatttgataaacTATTAGAAAACAAATTCTTGTTGTTTTCATTActtgtaaaataaaataacattaaAGCAAACATAAAACATATTGATAcggtaaaaaatataaaaatagatctctttcttttaaatttgtttccacttttttcttttcctacAAATACTTCTCTTTCTTGTTTAATCACCTCATTTGGTGAATATTCCATGTGATATTCCATTGttcaaacaaaaatataaaaatgaaaaaatataaaaatataaaaataaaaaaataaaaaaatttatactatgtatttatatatatatatatatatatatacatttatgtttatatatttatttatatataatgttatattttatttacaatatttacttatgatatataatagCATACATCATAAAAGCATTATGTATAattgttataaaatatatttattatatatataaaataattttattatcaaaaaaatatttcgtTATAATacttaatataaatattatatataaatgtattatttatatataatatatatatcacactaaaataatactaaaaattaatatatatataaatgttctTAAATTTGGATTTTtccaaatattatatgtgaatttacatatttctttttattattatgacatcttaggtaatatatataatatatacggaaattttcaaaaaaaaaaaaaaaaaaaattatatatatatatatatatataatttgaatttttttttttttttttgttaatgtAATCCTTGGGTTTCCCCTTTTtcctataaataaataaatatatattatatatatataatatattttttttttaaatcttattattattaaaagaatgctatatataatatatatgaatatttacaaattaatgatatattttttttactaatatataaatattaaatttaaatcaAATGGCAAATTAATCAttccaaaaataaaaaataataataaacaatatatataaataggaaatataaagtaaaaatagagcttaaaaaaaaaaaatatatatatatatatatgtatatataatatattatttatgtatatatataaaggttcgtattattatatatatatatatatatattatatatataatatataataatccaTAAATTTaatgtttattataaaatatatattataattgcTTTCCCTTTTTTCAATTTAAAtcaacttatatatataaaataactgTGTTCATATTCTTCCTTGTAAACATAACAtacctttattttttataaataatgctcataatatataaaacatattttttaataatgctagtaaaatata
It contains:
- a CDS encoding cysteine proteinase falcipain 3 — encoded protein: MEYHMEYSPNEVIKQEREVFVGKEKSGNKFKRKRSIFIFFTVSICFMFALMLFYFTSNENNKNLFSNSLSNNINDDYIINSLLKSESGKKFIVSKLEELISTYDKENKMKTSGEEENNMNMNGVEYNDNKSVSIVNKKNGNLKVNNNYQVSYSNLFDTKFLMDNLETVNLFYIFLKENNKKYETSEEMQKRFNIFSENYKKIELHNKKTNSLYKRGMNKFGDLSPEEFRSKYLNLKTHSPFKTLSSSMPYEVNYEDVINKYKPADAKLDRIAYDWRLHGGVTPVKDQALCGSCWAFSSVGSVESQYAIRKKGLFLFSEQELVDCSIKNNGCYGGYITNAFEDMIDLGGLCSENDYPYVSNLPETCNLKQCNEKYTIKSYVSIPDDKFKEALRYLGPISISIAASDDFAFYRGGFYDGECGSAPNHAVILVGYGMKDIYNEDTGKMEKFYYYIIKNSWGPDWGERGYINLETDINGYKKTCSIGTEAYVPLIE